From a single Pleurodeles waltl isolate 20211129_DDA chromosome 8, aPleWal1.hap1.20221129, whole genome shotgun sequence genomic region:
- the RAB9A gene encoding ras-related protein Rab-9A, which yields MAVKSSLLKVILLGDGGVGKSSLMNRYVTNKFDTQLFHTIGVEFLNKELEVDGHFVTMQIWDTAGQERFRSLRTPFYRGSDCCLLTFSVDDSQSFQNLGNWKKEFIYYADVKEPESFPFVVLGNKIDISDRQVPSEEAQAWCRENGNHPYFETSAKDATNVAAAFEDAVRRVLAIEDRSDHMIETDTVNLHRRPKPKPSSSCC from the coding sequence ATGGCTGTGAAATCTTCTCTCCTCAAAGTGATATTGCTGGGAGATGGCGGTGTTGGAAAAAGCTCACTCATGAATAGATACGTCACCAACAAGTTTGACACGCAACTGTTCCACACAATTGGTGTAGAGTTTTTAAATAAAGAAttagaggtggatgggcattttgtCACCATGCAGATCTGGGACACAGCAGGTCAAGAACGATTCCGAAGCCTGAGGACTCCCTTCTATAGGGGATCAGACTGCTGCCTCCTTACTTTCAGTGTAGATGATTCCCAGAGCTTCCAAAATCTGGGTAACTGGAAGAAGGAATTCATCTACTATGCAGATGTGAAAGAGCCAGAGAGTTTCCCTTTTGTTGTTTTAGGTAACAAAATCGACATCAGTGACCGACAGGTGCCTTCAGAAGAAGCTCAGGCTTGGTGTAGAGAAAACGGCAACCATCCCTATTTCGAAACTAGCGCAAAAGATGCCACTAATGTTGCTGCAGCGTTCGAGGATGCAGTTCGGAGGGTTTTAGCAATTGAGGATCGATCAGATCATATGATTGAGACAGATACAGTGAATCTGCATCGAAGGCCTAAACCCAAGCCTAGCTCATCCTGTTGCTGA